Proteins co-encoded in one Capsicum annuum cultivar UCD-10X-F1 chromosome 9, UCD10Xv1.1, whole genome shotgun sequence genomic window:
- the LOC124887171 gene encoding uncharacterized protein LOC124887171 yields the protein MKFSSDELSLSTLVQGKKLKFDEEVLGKILDVPKAGVRFVMKQHPTVKFMVDDLKVVGTSVAGPVAAEALRIENAEFKTKITVLTEEVQGLNAEVKDLTRSTDRDYSRVSLAAATRIVEADEFTRADKYKGWFPQLFGENLRKGQTVGVIWAGPIGLAYARMMLLLWKPRLCEHLAACGKSIESFMRFDDNLLVSFATEL from the exons ATGAAGTTTTCTAGTGATGAGCTAAGTCTATCTACTTTGGTTCAAGGaaagaaattgaaatttgatGAAGAGGTTTTAGGGAAAATTTTAGATGTTCCAAAAGCTGGAGTGAGGTTTGTTATGAAACAACATCCCACAGTAAAATTTATGGTAGATGACTTAAAAGTAGTTGGAACATCTGTTGCTG GACCAGTTGCTGCAGAAGCACTGAgaatagaaaatgcagaatttaAGACCAAGATCACTGTACTTACAGAAGAGGTTCAAGGATTGAATGCAGAAGTAAAAGACCTCACCA GGAGCACTGACAGAGACTACAGCAGAGTTAGCTTAGCAGCAGCAACAAGAATTGTTGAGGCAGATGAGTTTACAAGAGCTGACAAATATAAAGGATGGTTTCCACAATT GTTTGGGGAGAACCTGCGTAAAGGACAAACTGTTGGTGTAATATGGGCTGGTCCTATTGGATTGGCTTATGCCAGAATGATG TTGTTACTTTGGAAGCCAAGGTTGTGCGAGCATCTTGCAGCATGTGGAAAATCAATTGAATCTTTTATGAGATTTGATGACAACCTCTTGGTCTCATTTGCCACTGAATTATGa